From a region of the Lactuca sativa cultivar Salinas chromosome 4, Lsat_Salinas_v11, whole genome shotgun sequence genome:
- the LOC111906271 gene encoding urease: MRLAPREVEKLMLHNAGYLAQKRLARGLRLNYTEAVALIATQILEFVHDGDKSVAELMDVGRQLLGRRQVLPTVPHLLDSVQVEGTFPDGTKLITVHDPVSCENGNLEMALHGSFLPVPSLEKFPNIETCKIPGELIFRHGYIMLNSGREAVILKVTNNGDRPIQVGSHYHFIEVNPSLIFDRRKAYGMRLNIPAGTATRFEPGDAKSVTLVKIGGMQVIRGGNAIADSPVTDSNVKTVMESVHTRGFGNSEDTSTNNGIIIEGSPLAYKMAREAYANMYGPTVGDKIRLGDTDLFAEVEKDFAIYGDECVFGGGKVIRDGMGQASGYSPSDCLDTVITNALIIDYTGIYKADIGIKAGLISSIGKAGNPDSMNGVSDNMIIGVSTEVIAGEGKIVTAGAIDCHVHFICPQLAYEAISSGITTMVGGGTGPAEGTRATTCTPGAVHMKTMLQATDDLPINFGFTGKGNSSKPEGLHEIIKAGAMGLKLHEDWGTTPAAIDNCLSVADQYDIQVNIHTDTLNESGFVEHTIAAFKDRTIHTYHSEGAGGGHAPDIIKVCGVKNVLPSSTNPTRPYTKNTIDEHLDMLMVCHHLDKDIPEDVAFAESRIRAETIAAEDILHDMGAISIISSDSQAMGRIGEVISRTWQTAHKMKLQRGAIDGNIQENDNLRIKRFIAKYTINPAIANGFSDYVGSVEVGKLADLVIWKASFFGAKPEMVIKGGDIAWANMGDPNASIPTPQPVIMRPMFGAFGKAGSSNSIAFVSQAAMEQNIKTLYRLNKKVKSVSNVRRLTKLDMKLNDALPNIQVDPETYAVTADGVHLTCTAATTVPLSRNYFLF; the protein is encoded by the exons ATTTTGGAGTTTGTACATGATGGTGACAAAAGTGTGGCAGAATTGATGGATGTCGGGAGACAGCTTTTAGGAAG GAGACAAGTTCTTCCAACAGTTCCACACCTTTTGGATTCTGTCCAG GTAGAGGGAACCTTTCCTGATGGAACAAAGTTAATTACTGTACATGATCCAGTATCTTGTGAAAATGGAAATCTTGAAATGGCTTTACATGGATCTTTTCTTCCAG TTCCTTCACTTGAAAAGTTTCCAAATATAGAAACTTGTAAGATTCCTGGTGAACTAATCTTCAGACATGGATATATAATGCTTAATTCTGGAAGGGAAGCAGTAATCCTTAAAGTAACTAACAATGGAGATAGACCAATACAG GTTGGAAGCCATTACCATTTTATCGAGGTCAATCCAAGTTTGATTTTTGATCGAAGAAAAGCATATGGCATGAGATTAAATATACCCGCAGGAACAGCTACCAGATTTGAG CCAGGGGATGCAAAATCTGTCACTCTTGTAAAAATTGGTGGCATGCAAGTAATTAGAGGAGGGAATGCAATCGCAGACAGCCCTGTCACTGATTCCAATGTCAAAACAGTAATGGAATCAGTACACACAAGAGGATTCGGCAATTCCGAAGATACCAGTACCAA TAATGGTATCATTATAGAAGGATCTCCACTAGCTTACAAAATGGCACGTGAGGCATATGCTAATATGTATGGCCCTACAGTTGGAGACAAAATTCGTCTTGGTGACACCGATTTATTTGCTGAAGTTGAAAAAGATTTTGCAATTTATGGTGATGAGTGTGTGTTTGGTGGTGGAAAAGTGATAAGAGATGGAATGGGACAAGCTTCAGGGTATTCCCCATCTGATTGTTTGGACACTGTCATCACAAATGCATTGATAATTGATTACACAGGAATTTACAAAGCAGATATAGGCATTAAAGCCGGTTTAATTTCTTCAATTGGGAAAGCAGGAAATCCAGATTCCATGAATGGTGTCTCTGATAACATGATCATTGGAGTCAGCACAGAAGTGATTGCTGGTGAAGGCAAGATAGTGACAGCTGGCGCCATTGATTGTCATGTGCATTTTATTTGCCCTCAATTGGCATACGAAGCAATTTCTAGTGGGATTACAACAATGGTAGGAGGTGGGACGGGGCCCGCTGAAGGGACACGTGCAACTACCTGTACCCCTGGAGctgtacatatgaaaactatgctgCAAGCCACTGATGACTTACCAATTAACTTTGGATTTACTGGGAAA GGTAATAGTTCTAAACCGGAAGGGCTGCATGAAATAATAAAGGCTGGTGCAATGGGACTGAAGCTTCATGAGGATTGGGGGACTACTCCTGCTGCTATAGATAACTGTTTGTCAGTTGCAGACCAATATGACATTCAG GTTAATATCCACACCGACACCTTGAATGAATCTGGGTTTGTTGAACACACAATTGCTGCGTTTAAAGATAGAACAATTCACACATACCACAG TGAAGGTGCAGGTGGTGGTCATGCTCCAGATATTATCAAAGTGTGTGGTGTTAAAAATGTTCTACCCTCATCAACAAATCCAACACGTCCTTACACTAAGAACACAATAGACGAGCATCTTGATATGCTG ATGGTGTGTCATCACCTTGATAAGGACATACCCGAGGATGTAGCTTTTGCTGAGTCACGTATTCGAGCTGAAACAATTGCTGCTGAAGATATTTTGCATGATATGGGAGCAATAAGCATTATATCATCTGATTCACAGGCTATGGGTCGCATTGGGGAG GTAATCAGTAGAACATGGCAAACAGCTCACAAAATGAAGTTACAAAGGGGTGCGATTGATGGTAACATACAAGAAAATGACAATCTTCGCATTAAAAGGTTTATTGCAAAGTACACGATAAATCCAGCAATTGCTAACGGGTTTTCCGACTATGTTGGGTCGGTTGAG GTAGGGAAGTTGGCTGATCTTGTGATTTGGAAGGCATCGTTCTTTGGGGCAAAACCGGAAATGGTGATTAAAGGAGGTGATATTGCTTGGGCTAACATGGGGGATCCAAATGCAAGCATCCCTACTCCTCAACcg GTTATAATGAGGCCCATGTTTGGAGCATTCGGCAAGGCTGGAAGCTCCAACTCCATAGCTTTTGTCAGCCAG GCTGCTATGGAGCAAAATATAAAGACTCTTTATAGACTGAATAAGAAGGTGAAAAGCGTGAGTAATGTAAGGAGACTGACAAAGCTGGACATGAAACTTAATGATGCCCTTCCCAACATCCAGGTTGATCCCGAGACATACGCAGTCACTGCTGACGGCGTGCATCTAACATGCACCGCAGCTACAACTGTCCCCCTTTCTCGGAATTACTTCCTATTTTAA